A window of Cryptomeria japonica chromosome 3, Sugi_1.0, whole genome shotgun sequence contains these coding sequences:
- the LOC131035955 gene encoding uncharacterized protein LOC131035955: MERHPSIVWTPCAAHCSDLMLEDIGKIPWVKKCVERARNVCKFVYNHSWVLALMRQYTEQKELHRPRITRFATNFLTLQSMLSSKSALRRMIVGEEWSSSSYATTPAGIDMADCIFDEQGFWVPCDEIVKFVKPLVVLLRVADGDKPAMGYIYEGMDRGKEAIRFVYGVDESKYGPIWEIIDRRWHHQLRRPIHVAAYYLNLAFRFIPSFKAVVEVLNGLYAIMEKMGPIGTSQIDLFRELQMLSDAQGETFSRLVAKDGRTTMMPDHWWNFFGPKTPNIQKLAIRILSQP; encoded by the exons atggagaggcacccatctatagtttggactccatgtgctgctcattgcagtgacctcatgttggaggatattggaaaaatcccatgggtcaagaaatgtgtagaaagggcaagaaatgtctgcaaatttgtatataatcattcatgggtgttggctcttatgagacaatacacagagcaaaAGGAGTTGCATCGTCcaagaatcacaagatttgccacaaacttcctcacattgcagtccatgcttagttctaagtctgccttgagacgtatgattgttggtgaggagtggtcttcctcatcctatgctaccacccctgcagggatagatatggcagactgcatttttgatgagcaaggcttttgggtcccttgtgatgagatagtgaag tttgttaaacccttggtggttttgttgcgagttgcggatggagataagcccgcaatgggctatatatatgagggcatggatagggggaaggaggccatcagattcgtctatggagtagatgagagcaagtatggtcccatttgggagatcattgataggagatggcatcatcaactTCGTAGGCCCATCCATGtggcagcctattatctgaatctggcattccgttttatcccttctttcaaggctgttgtggaggtccttaatgggctatatgcaatcatggagaagatgggacctattggtacttctcagatagacctttttcgagagctacaAATGTTgtcagatgcacaaggggagaccttctctcgtcttgtcgccaaagacggtaggacaactatgatgccag atcattggtggaacttttttggcccaaagacaccaaatattcagaagttggccattcgcatcttgagccaaccatga